AGAGAGCTTTAGTAGGAAAACATTTATTGGTAGGAAGAGTTCCACTCTCACAAACAAGTTCTGAGGATGTAAGATGCAGGGTTTTTTCCATTAGCTAATGGAGCAGCTAATCAAACATCCAACCAAGAGTAGTGAGACTGAATTATTTCTTAAGGGATCAAAAAATCCAGTAGGAATGAAATCAGTGATGATCATCATTTCCTCTCTGGTGAAGCAACTACtcaataaatacattaataaatAGACATTAATAAATACCAAGGAAGTCACAATAAATAACCACCACACCTCACAGCTTCTGtaaggcagggttggaaggtcaGAAACCAGAGCTGACAGCCCAGCCACAGGCTGACTGTGGTTCAGCAGAGTGTTGTTGACACAACATACCAGTGCActccaggggagcaggaggaattGCCAGTGGCTTAGTGTAAAACCAGCTGTAAGTGCATTGCACTTAACCAGTTGTGTTTGGCTGAAGTGGCTGCCCAGGGTTCTTCAATTCCTTTGGCAAACCACTTCTCCTAGACAGGGTCTTCAGTGTCAGTGAAGAGCGTGTCCCACAGACACCACTTGGAAAGGCTTCTTAAATAGATGCAGCAAAAtaggtaaataaataaataaatatcagaGTCCACCACTGAGGATTCACACTGATGCAGGAGGTGGAGGGTGATGCTTTGCCCAAGTGTTCCTCtcggcagaggagcaggaagcagctccCAGATCTCTTCCGTCCCGGTGTCTCTTAGAGTGGTGAATCGGAGTTGAGTTGAGCCCTGTGAAGAGGTGAGGGAGGAGGATCGTTTGTAAGGAGGTTCAGGAACATTAGCTTAGCAGTACACAAACATTAGCATTGCACACAAACAGCTAAGGATGAGGGGGGTCTGTTTCCACTCTGTGCTCTGCCTTGAGGCACAGAGAGAATAAAAGTTGATGCTTTGAAAGCAATGCCTGAAACCCCAGCGTGTGCATGTCTGGTGCCCGGCTGGGacacttctgcagcaggaggttcTGCTTTTACTTGTGCCAGGAAACTCATGGACTCAGCAATATATTAACATCCTGCTGGAAGCAAGGAGAAGGCTCATTTATTAGAGCCTCGTTTTTCAAAGACAGCCAAACACCCCTGAGCTCACTTCCCTCCAGACAGAGTTGCCAATACTcaatggtttagtagtgatgtGTTGGCTTCAGCAAGGTCCCTGCAGCAGAGTCAGAAAGAGACTTCTGTGCCAGAGAAGGGTTAGGGTGGAcattctcaaaggtcttttccaacctggttaattctattaggaacaattcctttgctgcaggagtggtcagggagcaggctgcccagggagggttccCTTGCTCTTTAAGTCTTATCAAGAGCAAATAAAGTCATCACTAACAAATCCCATAGGCTGGCCTTTCTGGCAGCTTTACCACTCAGCTGCCCAGAGTGAGAGGGAATGGGACTTACTTGGCCAAAATTGCCTTGATGATCAGCTGTACCCAGGGAGCAGTGGGCTCCAAGCACACCTCTTTGCCGTCCTTCAGAGTAGCTCTGCAAAAGAGAGAGTAAAGCAAAGTCAGGGATCTGCTCCAGGGGTTGTTTTACTGACAGAGTGCAGCCTTGCACTGCCAGGTGAGTCAACAAACACCCACCCCACTGCTCTAGGCTAGGCTGGGCCACGTTGTTCTCCGTGCACCACACCGTGGGGGGACCGAAACCAGCCAGAAGCTGTGCGTGCCTGTGTGCCTGCTCTTGAAGCGCTCAGACCGCCCCCAAAACCTTCCTCAGGATGTTCAGGGATCCCTGCTTGGAATTTGTTTGCATTGGCAATGCTTCCTTACACAACCAGTTGAAGCCTCCAGGTGTTTGAACACGTCAGGCCCTCCCTCCACGCTGTTCAGATTAGTTTCATTGCTTTCCTGAATCTACCTGTGGGAGCTTAATTTCTCTCTCTGAGACTGATGCAGACTGTTTCAGTGGGAGCTTtgcctgcctggtggatgcagggtTCAAACTACCTTGTTAACCTCATGCATTGAGGGCTGAGCAAGCCCTTCAAGTCCATGCCCTACCAGCAGGAATGTTTAATGTGTCCCAAGACAGATCAATGCAGGAATAGGTAGGGTCAGAGAGATGATGGAAAACTTGGGCTATCACTTAAAGCTGATGGGTCTGGGCACAAGAGGTAACCCAATCCCACTGCATGGTGTCAGCCTGCTAACTGTCATGAAGCAGAGTGTAGGGGCAGAAGAGGGAAGCTCTTGCAGAGCTACTTACATGACTTCCACGTTCTTGCAGTGAGGACCACTCTGTGTCAGCTTCACATCCTGGATGGACTTGGGAGGGATGAACCTGGAATGAGTGGCGATGCACTGGCACCGCAGCTCGGTTCCCATCCTTGCCAGGGCCCTGCCTGTGAGCAGAACAAGAGGGTGAGAGGGCATCCTACCAGCACTGGTTTAACACTCTCAGGCAAACCCTGCATTTGCCAAGCTGCCTATATCCTCACAGTGTAAAGCTCAGTTCAGAGTTATTTCAGAGGATGGTGCTCAAGTCCATTGAAAACTCACagacagaatggtttaggctggaagggtccttaaggatcatccagttccaacaccccctgccatgggcagggacacctcccacctgcccaggttgctcaagggctcatccaacctggccttgaacacctccagggagggtgcacccacgacctccctgggcagcctgttgcagtgtctccccagcctcactgcgaACTCAGTTGCTCCATCTCTTTAAAGCacccccaggtgctgtgtggTGCCTGCACTCagcatgctgcaggcagtgcaacagAAAACGAAGCACATTGAAGCTGCCGCCTTTAAAAagcttcccagcagatgtcagcaaCTCTGCAGCACCTGAGCTGCGGGGCAGCCTCCTGACTGCGGAGAGGTTGCCGAAAACCTCTTGAAAGAAGCGAACTCGGGGAAACAAATGCGAAGCTACCTCTCTGAAGGGGATGAGCACGCCGGGAGATGCCCCGAGGGCCTGGTAAGAATTTACTGACCTtgagacagagctgctgaaaggagaAGAGCCAGGACA
Above is a genomic segment from Dryobates pubescens isolate bDryPub1 chromosome 24, bDryPub1.pri, whole genome shotgun sequence containing:
- the LOC104297121 gene encoding interleukin-8, which gives rise to MNGKLLAVLALLLSAALSQGRALARMGTELRCQCIATHSRFIPPKSIQDVKLTQSGPHCKNVEVIATLKDGKEVCLEPTAPWVQLIIKAILAKAQLNSDSPL